One genomic segment of Xyrauchen texanus isolate HMW12.3.18 chromosome 5, RBS_HiC_50CHRs, whole genome shotgun sequence includes these proteins:
- the rap2ab gene encoding ras-related protein Rap-2a, which produces MREYKVVVLGSGGVGKSALTVQFVTGTFIEKYDPTIEDFYRKEIEVDSSPSVLEILDTAGTEQFASMRDLYIKNGQGFILVYSLVNQQSFQDIKPMRDQIIRVKRYERVPVILVGNKVDLDNEREVSSSEGQALAEEWGCPFMETSAKSKTMVDELFSEIVRQMDYASQPDKEDPCCSSCNIQ; this is translated from the exons ATGCGCGAATACAAGGTGGTGGTGCTCGGCAGCGGAGGTGTCGGGAAGTCCGCGCTCACGGTGCAGTTCGTGACCGGCACCTTCATCGAGAAGTACGACCCGACCATCGAGGACTTCTACCGCAAGGAGATCGAGGTGGATTCGTCTCCGTCGGTGTTGGAGATCTTGGACACGGCCGGTACGGAGCAGTTCGCGTCCATGCGGGATCTCTACATCAAGAACGGCCAAGGGTTCATCCTGGTCTACAGTCTGGTCAACCAGCAGAGCTTCCAAGATATAAAACCCATGAGGGATCAGATCATTCGGGTGAAGAG GTATGAACGCGTGCCCGTGATACTCGTGGGAAACAAGGTGGATCTGGACAACGAGCGTGAAGTTTCATCGAGTGAAGGTCAAGCTTTAGCCGAAGAATGGGGCTGTCCTTTCATGGAGACATCAGCCAAGAGTAAGACCATGGTGGACGAACTCTTCTCGGAGATTGTCCGGCAGATGGACTATGCCTCCCAGCCTGACAAAGAAGATCCTTGCTGTTCGTCATGCAATATACAATAA